One segment of Echeneis naucrates chromosome 15, fEcheNa1.1, whole genome shotgun sequence DNA contains the following:
- the tmem63ba gene encoding CSC1-like protein 2: MHRVLIIIMVSWAAEACSPPESCPTILPNSTKDFCYSARIRSTVLQGLPFGGVPTVLALDFMCFLGLLFVFSFLRKVAWDYGRLALVTDADRRMDQRYSRLDDREYVASAMTSETPERYERLTSVSSSVDIDQRDTGFCSWLTAIFRIKDEEIREKCGEDAVHYLSFQRHIIGLLVVVGVLSVGIILPVNFSGNLLENNAYSFGRTTIANLDTDNTLLWLHTTFAFLYLLLTVYSMRRHTSKMHYKEDDVVKRTLFVNGISKYAEETEIKQHFEHAYENCSVLEARICYNVARLMYLNSERKKAERNKKFFLDLQAKEHITTMINPKPCGHLCCCIIKGCEREEAVDYYKKLEEQLREDYRKEKEKVNRKPLGMAFVTFQNESITAIILKDFNACKCHGCHCRREPKSSQFSAKLHTHNWTVSYAPDPQNVYWEHLSVGGFSWWIRCFIINCVLFILLFFLTTPAIIISTMDKFNVTKPVEYLNNPIITQFFPTLLLWSFSALLPTIVYYSGFFEAHWTRSGENRTTMHKCYTFLIFMVLLLPSLGLSSLDVLFRWIFDKRFLADAKVRFECVFLPDNGAFFVNYVIASAFIGNAMDLLRIPGLLMYMIRLCLARSAAERRNVKRHQAYEFQFGAAYAWMMCVFTVVMTYSITCPIIVPFGLMYMLLKHLADRYNMYYAYLPSKLDKKIHSGAVNQVVAAPILCLFWLLFFSTVRSGFSAATSMFTFVVLIITIIVCLSHVCFGHFKYLSAHNYKIDTQETDGTENGGPTCNPADYRAGQMYIAQVLQDPNSEEAGSGSGEDDGQGSSQDEEIINVENGLNEDFQSGEDSLIDNEVHQ; the protein is encoded by the exons ATGCACCGAgtgttgataataataatggtcAGCTGGGCAGCAGAGGCATGCTCTCCCCCCGAGAGCTGCCCGACGATTTTGCCCAATTCCACCAAGGACTTCTGTTACTCAGCCAGGATTCGCAGCACTGTACTCCAGGGCCTGCCTTTTGGGGGAGTACCGACTGTTCTTGCCCTTGATTTTATGTGCTTCTTG gggctgctgtttgtgttctcCTTCTTGAGAAAAGTAGCATGGGACTACGGGCGCCTTGCTTTGGTGACCGATGCTGACAG ACGAATGGATCAACGATACAGTCGCCTGGATGATCGGGAATA TGTGGCATCTGCCATGACATCAGAGACTCCTGAACGGTATGAAAGGCTCACCTCAGTTTCCAGCTCTGTGGACATTGatcagagagacaca GGTTTCTGCTCTTGGCTCACTGCTATCTTCCGCATCAA GGATGAAGAGATTAGGGAAAAGTGTGGCGAGGATGCAGTCCACTACTTGTCGTTTCAGCGACACATCATTGGCCTGCTGGTAGTGGTCGGCGTACTCTCAGTGGGCATCATTTTGCCCGTTAACTTCTCTGGAAACCTGCTTG AAAATAATGCCTATAGTTTTGGGCGAACCACTATAGCAAATTTGGATACAGA TAATACACTACTATGGCTGCACACCACTTTTGCATTTCTCTACCTGTTACTGACGGTGTACAGCATGAGACGGCACACCTCCAAGATGCACTACAAGGAGGATGACGTG GTCAAACGCACTTTATTTGTCAATGGAATCTCCAAATATGCAGAGGAAACTGAAATAAAGCAGCACTTTGA GCACGCATATGAAAACTGTAGTGTACTGGAGGCTCGAATCTGTTACAATGTGGCCAGGCTCATGTATCTCAACTCTGAAAG GAAGAAAGCAGAGCGCAACAAGAAATTCTTCCTGGATCTGCAGGCCAAGGAGCACATTACCACCATGATCAATCCGAAACCCTGTGGACACCTTTGCTGTTGCATCATCAAAGGCTGTGAACGG GAGGAAGCAGTGGATTACTACAAAAAGCTGGAGGAACAGCTGAGAGAAGACtacaggaaagagaaggagaaggttAACAGGAAACCTTTAGGAATGGCCTTCGTCACCTTTCAGAACGAGTCCATAACTGCCAT AATTTTGAAGGACTTTAATGCTTGTAAGTGTCATGGCTGTCACTGTCGTCGGGAGCCCAAGAGCTCTCAGTTCAGCGCTAAACTACACACTCACAACTGGACAGTCAGCTACGCCCCAGATCCACAAAATGTCTACTG GGAGCATCTGTCAGTGGGGGGATTCTCCTGGTGGATCCGCTGCTTCATCATCAACTGtgtcctcttcatcctcctgttcttcctcacCACTCCAGCCATCATCATCTCCACCATGGACAAGTTCAATGTTACCAAGCCTGTGGAGTACCTCAAT AATCCAATCATCACCCAGTTCTTCCCCACCCTCCTTTTGTGGTCCTTCTCTGCTTTACTTCCTACAATTGTTTACTACTCTGGCTTCTTTGAAGCCCACTGGACCCG CTCAGGAGAGAACAGGACCACAATGCACAAATGCTACACTTTCTTGATCTTTATGGTCCTGTTGCTGCCCTCTCTAGGACTCAGCAG TTTGGATGTTTTGTTCCGGTGGATTTTTGATAAAAGATTCTTGGCAGACGCTAAAGTCAGATTTGA GTGTGTGTTCCTTCCTGACAACGGAGCCTTCTTTGTCAACTATGTCATTGCGTCTGCATTCATTGGAAATGCCATGGACCTGCTGAGGATCCCCGGTCTGTTGATGTACATGATCCGGCTCTGTCTGGCTCGGTCAGCGGCTGAGCGGAGGAACGTCAAGAGG CACCAAGCATATGAGTTTCAATTTGGGGCAGCTTATGCCTGGATGATGTGCGTCTTCACCGTGGTTATGACATACAGCATCACCTGCCCAATCATTGTCCCTTTTG GGCTGATGTACATGCTGCTAAAACACTTGGCAGACAGATACAACATGTACTACGCTTATCTACCATCCAAACTGGACAAGAAGATCCACTCAGGGGCCGTAAACCAAGTGGTGGCTGCTCCtattctctgtctcttttggCTTCTGTTCTTCTCCACTGTCCGCTCGG GCTTTTCAGCTGCAACATCCATGTTCACGTTTGTAGTCTTGATAATTACAATCATCGTCTGCCTCTCTCATGTCTGCTTTGGACATTTTAAGTATCTCAGCGCTCACAACTACAAG ATTGACACCCAGGAGACAGATGGAACTGAAAATGGGGGTCCAACGTGCAATCCAGCTGATTACAGAGCAGGA CAAATGTACATTGCTCAGGTACTTCAAGACCCGAATTCAGAGGAGGCCGGTTCAGGTAGCGGCGAGGATGATGGCCAGGGGTCCTCGCAGGACGAGGAAATAATCAATGTTGAAAATGGCCTGAATGAGGATTTCCAGTCTGGTGAGGACAGCCTCATTGATAACGAAGTACACCAGTGA